One genomic segment of Alphaproteobacteria bacterium HT1-32 includes these proteins:
- a CDS encoding FkbM family methyltransferase: MKRQILNLLVGLLHAMARGLDRLIQALTGRRQMLQSGLAERLAPVHEQATAYGTIRLATPSEACLMRAETLFTKEPDMIDWIDSFPEDFVLWDIGANVGIYSIYAGLKGGGQVFSFEPESANYWVLNRNIHLNGLDGHCTAYCLPLSDRAGVTRLALHTTMIGDALHNLTGVDGLVDTASTHHQGAVTITADEAITTLGIPAPTHLKIDVDGAEALIIRGATNLLRNPALQSILVELDDIAVDPGLEVANALTDAGFVIASSQASPIATGRFAAIKNYIYVRGDTVPPTDT, encoded by the coding sequence ATGAAACGTCAGATCCTTAATCTGCTGGTCGGACTGCTCCATGCGATGGCCCGGGGTCTTGACCGGCTCATTCAGGCACTGACCGGCAGACGTCAGATGCTGCAGAGCGGGCTCGCCGAGCGCCTCGCGCCCGTGCATGAGCAGGCAACAGCATACGGTACCATCCGGCTGGCAACCCCTTCCGAGGCCTGTCTGATGCGGGCCGAAACCCTGTTCACCAAAGAACCGGACATGATCGACTGGATCGACAGTTTTCCGGAGGATTTCGTACTCTGGGATATCGGGGCCAATGTCGGTATCTATTCGATTTATGCCGGCCTGAAAGGCGGCGGCCAGGTGTTTTCCTTCGAGCCGGAATCAGCCAACTACTGGGTGCTGAACCGCAATATCCATCTGAACGGTCTGGACGGACATTGCACCGCCTATTGCCTGCCCCTGTCAGACCGGGCCGGGGTAACACGGCTGGCCCTGCATACCACGATGATCGGCGATGCCCTGCATAACCTCACCGGCGTCGACGGGCTTGTCGACACGGCCTCAACGCATCATCAGGGTGCCGTCACGATTACCGCAGATGAAGCGATCACGACCCTCGGCATACCGGCGCCGACCCATCTCAAGATCGATGTCGACGGGGCAGAAGCCCTGATTATCCGGGGTGCCACCAACCTGTTGCGAAATCCGGCGCTTCAGTCGATTCTTGTCGAACTTGATGATATTGCGGTTGATCCCGGCCTGGAAGTTGCCAACGCCCTGACCGACGCAGGTTTCGTGATTGCATCCAGTCAGGCATCACCCATCGCAACCGGGCGGTTCGCCGCCATAAAAAATTATATCTATGTCCGTGGTGACACCGTCCCGCCGACTGACACATAA
- a CDS encoding Rieske 2Fe-2S domain-containing protein, with protein MAVWRDDGAADLCAADELAEMDARPFELERNGARYPLLAVRTGDDIHVYHNACPHIGVPLHWGTEGMMNLQGTHLICSTHGAQFRAGDGYCIIGPCKGQSLGKVPSRIEDGRVIAELQP; from the coding sequence ATGGCTGTCTGGCGCGATGACGGGGCTGCCGACCTGTGTGCGGCAGACGAACTGGCGGAAATGGATGCCCGTCCGTTCGAACTGGAACGCAATGGCGCCCGGTATCCTCTGCTCGCCGTCCGGACAGGCGACGATATCCATGTCTATCATAATGCCTGTCCGCATATCGGCGTGCCGCTGCACTGGGGAACGGAAGGCATGATGAACCTGCAGGGCACCCACCTGATCTGCTCGACCCATGGCGCGCAGTTCAGGGCTGGTGACGGCTACTGCATCATCGGCCCCTGCAAAGGGCAGAGCCTTGGGAAAGTCCCGTCCCGGATCGAGGATGGCCGGGTTATCGCTGAGTTGCAGCCGTAA
- a CDS encoding MFS transporter: MARKTAAEQNIRTGRAATTARQYARDMVHNCIDRGRATPEGAQPGLAPGDDAFARRLARMTIRHIGELDHILSQLMDRPLPDRDGLTRNALRIGLCELMFMETADHAATDEAVRLAPPKHTGLVNAVLRNFVRRRRELAFPTRMAVNIPAWLYSGWEASLGRDLADRTAAQLTTDPPLDLTIREAPDEWAKKLDGQRIGASTVRVPVGNAVTLIEGYKEGAWWVQDAAAALPVALLGEISGKTVYDLCAAPGGKTAQMVAAGASVTALDRSDRRLARLEKNLERLGLETLLINEDAAEWKPDGPADAVLLDAPCSATGTLRRHPDVAWTKRPEDVKSLQDVQKRLLTSAARIVTPDGVLLYCVCSLQPEEGPEIIADFLAGNPGWRIDPVTAEEAPDFAAAIMPEGTVRTHPGILADKGGVDGFYICRLKQNA; encoded by the coding sequence TTGGCCCGTAAGACAGCAGCAGAACAGAATATCCGCACAGGCCGTGCGGCAACCACCGCCCGACAATATGCACGGGACATGGTGCATAACTGCATCGATCGCGGGCGCGCAACCCCGGAAGGGGCACAGCCCGGCCTGGCACCCGGTGATGATGCATTTGCCCGCAGACTCGCCCGCATGACCATTCGTCATATCGGCGAACTCGATCATATTCTCTCGCAACTGATGGACCGGCCACTGCCGGATCGTGACGGCCTGACCCGCAATGCGCTGCGCATCGGCCTTTGCGAGCTGATGTTCATGGAAACCGCAGATCACGCGGCAACCGACGAGGCTGTACGCCTTGCCCCGCCCAAACATACCGGACTGGTCAATGCGGTGCTCCGCAATTTTGTGCGTCGTCGCAGGGAACTGGCTTTCCCGACCCGTATGGCGGTGAATATTCCGGCCTGGCTGTACAGCGGATGGGAGGCATCTCTTGGGCGTGACCTTGCAGACCGTACTGCCGCACAACTGACAACCGACCCGCCGCTTGACCTGACCATCCGCGAGGCCCCGGACGAATGGGCTAAAAAGCTTGATGGCCAGCGCATTGGTGCCTCGACAGTCCGGGTCCCGGTCGGCAATGCCGTGACCCTGATCGAAGGCTATAAGGAAGGTGCCTGGTGGGTACAGGATGCGGCCGCCGCCCTACCCGTTGCCCTGCTTGGCGAGATCAGCGGCAAGACGGTCTATGACCTGTGTGCAGCGCCCGGTGGTAAAACCGCCCAGATGGTTGCTGCCGGTGCCAGTGTAACCGCCCTCGACCGGTCCGACCGGCGGCTGGCGCGGCTTGAGAAAAATCTTGAGCGGCTGGGTCTGGAAACGCTCCTCATCAACGAAGATGCGGCAGAATGGAAACCCGACGGTCCGGCTGATGCCGTCCTGCTTGATGCCCCCTGCTCTGCGACCGGCACATTGCGCCGCCATCCGGATGTTGCCTGGACCAAGCGTCCGGAAGACGTGAAGTCATTGCAGGATGTGCAGAAACGCCTGCTCACATCTGCCGCCAGAATCGTCACTCCGGACGGCGTACTGCTGTATTGCGTCTGTTCATTGCAGCCTGAGGAAGGGCCTGAAATCATCGCTGATTTTCTGGCCGGGAATCCCGGCTGGCGGATTGACCCGGTGACGGCAGAGGAAGCACCCGATTTTGCTGCCGCCATAATGCCCGAAGGGACAGTCCGTACGCATCCCGGTATTCTGGCTGACAAAGGCGGCGTCGACGGCTTTTATATATGTCGCCTGAAACAGAACGCCTGA
- a CDS encoding glycosyl transferase, producing the protein MMMEDGRLSDLLVTAVLCCVLAILFVRLSIPVLVNRLPDLPNERSSHTKPVPRGGGIGVMLAIWAGLLVFGPAGGGAAETGLLLSTVILAVVSVVDDARPLPAAVRFVLQAGVVVFALYLAVDVVPMPAYLPYGLVLAVAGLGWIWFINLYNFMDGIDGISSIETISVGAGTGIVWWLTGMPASWSQTTLFAVAAAGAMAGFLVWNRHPARIFLGDVGSIPLGFMLGAALLWMALYGHPEAAVILPLYYLADATITLLKRLFRGEKVWLAHREHFYQRASNEHGRGPVAVVRVIAVTNTGLIGCAAYSVNGVPGVGLLVAVALVCGLLFHLNRQPH; encoded by the coding sequence ATGATGATGGAGGACGGGAGACTGTCTGATCTGCTTGTCACGGCAGTCCTGTGCTGTGTTCTGGCCATTCTGTTTGTCCGCCTGTCGATTCCTGTGCTGGTGAACCGGCTTCCCGATCTGCCGAACGAGCGTTCCAGCCACACGAAACCGGTGCCGCGTGGCGGCGGAATCGGGGTCATGCTGGCTATCTGGGCTGGTTTGCTGGTTTTCGGACCGGCTGGCGGGGGGGCAGCGGAGACGGGTCTGTTGCTGTCGACAGTTATCCTGGCTGTTGTTTCCGTGGTGGATGACGCCCGGCCTTTACCTGCGGCTGTTCGCTTTGTCCTGCAGGCCGGTGTTGTGGTTTTTGCCCTTTATCTGGCGGTCGATGTGGTGCCGATGCCCGCTTATCTGCCTTACGGGCTGGTGCTGGCCGTGGCCGGACTGGGGTGGATATGGTTCATCAATCTCTACAACTTCATGGATGGAATTGACGGGATCTCCTCAATCGAGACGATTTCCGTCGGTGCTGGTACCGGTATCGTCTGGTGGCTGACCGGGATGCCGGCCAGCTGGTCTCAAACCACCCTGTTTGCGGTTGCCGCTGCCGGTGCGATGGCCGGGTTTCTGGTCTGGAACCGGCATCCGGCCCGGATATTTCTGGGTGATGTCGGCAGCATTCCACTTGGTTTCATGCTGGGGGCGGCGCTGCTCTGGATGGCTTTGTACGGGCACCCGGAAGCCGCCGTTATCCTGCCCCTTTACTACCTGGCAGATGCGACCATTACCCTGCTGAAACGCCTGTTTCGTGGAGAAAAGGTATGGCTCGCCCATCGGGAGCATTTCTATCAGCGGGCATCGAATGAACATGGCCGTGGCCCGGTGGCGGTGGTCCGGGTGATTGCGGTTACAAATACGGGCCTGATTGGCTGTGCTGCCTATTCCGTTAACGGAGTTCCGGGAGTAGGCTTGCTGGTTGCAGTCGCACTGGTCTGTGGGCTGCTTTTCCATCTCAACAGGCAACCCCACTGA
- a CDS encoding glycosyltransferase: MRILFFTENFPPETNAAATRVFERACYWAKWGHEVTVITCAPNFPEGRVYDGYRNAWYQTEEMSGIRVVRVKTYIAANRGTLRRMADFISFFFTGSVAGIFQARHDVVVATSPQFFSAVAGWFTGLIRRTPFVFELGDIWPKSITAVGAMKKSTLLSLFEKLELFLYRRSAAVIALTRSFKRDLVSRNIDGDKIAIVINGVDLPRYAPRDRDAELAEEWDLTDRFVVGYVGTHGMAHALSNVVGAAEVLKQRGEDRVVFMLAGAGAEREMLIERATASGVAGKQMRFLPMQPKERMPAVWSLCNVALVHLKDSPTFAEVIPSKIFEAMGMGLPVLIAAPEGEATAIVHDDAAGLVVAAEDPEALADAALRLLDDEALRTSLAANSHAAANLHSRETQARQFIDVLDEVIAGRGATAGRDHTA, translated from the coding sequence ATGCGCATTCTGTTTTTTACCGAGAACTTTCCACCCGAGACGAATGCTGCAGCGACACGGGTTTTCGAACGTGCCTGTTACTGGGCGAAATGGGGGCATGAGGTGACGGTGATTACCTGTGCCCCGAATTTCCCGGAAGGCCGGGTTTATGACGGCTACCGCAATGCCTGGTATCAGACGGAGGAGATGTCCGGTATCCGGGTTGTACGGGTGAAAACCTATATTGCGGCCAACCGGGGAACCCTGCGGCGTATGGCCGACTTCATCAGTTTCTTCTTTACCGGGTCCGTCGCCGGCATTTTTCAGGCCCGGCATGATGTGGTTGTGGCGACATCGCCGCAGTTCTTTTCAGCGGTGGCGGGCTGGTTTACCGGCCTGATCCGGCGCACCCCGTTTGTTTTTGAACTGGGTGACATCTGGCCGAAGTCGATCACGGCAGTTGGTGCGATGAAGAAAAGCACATTGCTCAGCCTGTTCGAGAAACTGGAGCTGTTCCTGTATCGCCGGTCAGCGGCGGTGATTGCCCTGACCCGGTCTTTCAAACGTGACCTGGTTTCCCGGAATATTGATGGCGACAAGATCGCGATTGTCATCAACGGGGTCGACCTGCCGCGCTATGCCCCCCGTGACCGGGATGCGGAACTGGCAGAAGAATGGGACCTGACCGACCGGTTTGTTGTGGGATATGTCGGCACGCACGGCATGGCCCACGCCTTATCAAATGTTGTGGGCGCGGCAGAGGTTCTCAAACAGCGGGGCGAGGACCGGGTTGTCTTCATGCTGGCCGGTGCAGGTGCGGAACGGGAAATGCTGATCGAGCGGGCCACGGCTTCCGGTGTGGCGGGAAAGCAGATGCGTTTTCTGCCGATGCAGCCGAAGGAACGGATGCCTGCCGTCTGGAGCCTGTGCAATGTTGCACTGGTACATCTGAAGGACTCCCCGACCTTTGCCGAAGTTATTCCCTCGAAAATTTTCGAGGCAATGGGTATGGGGCTGCCGGTGCTGATTGCAGCACCCGAAGGTGAAGCGACCGCGATTGTTCACGATGATGCAGCCGGGCTTGTGGTTGCCGCGGAAGATCCGGAAGCACTGGCCGATGCGGCGCTACGTCTGCTGGATGATGAGGCCCTGCGCACCTCACTTGCTGCGAACAGCCATGCTGCGGCAAACCTGCACAGCCGCGAGACGCAGGCGCGACAGTTTATCGATGTGCTGGATGAGGTCATTGCCGGCCGGGGAGCGACGGCTGGCAGGGATCATACGGCGTGA
- a CDS encoding NAD-dependent epimerase/dehydratase family protein codes for MRVLVTGATGFTGPPVCRYLTDKGHQVIAATRQEQVPDGAASCRVVGEIDGATDWRQALADIDVVVHLAGRAHIMKDTADDPLAAFRQVNRDGTLQLAKQAAEAGVRRLVFLSSIKVNGEETEAGPYREAVLSPPDDPYGLSKWEAEEGLRDIAGSTGLEVVILRPPLIYGPAVKANFLSLLRLCRRGLPLPLGSVRNARSLLYVGNLADAVHQSMIHPKAANQTFLIRDGEDLSMPDLLHRISAAMGRRACLLPFPPAMLTCAAGLAGRGDMARRVTGSLCLDDGLIRQELDWQPPFTVEQGLQATVDWFIASDL; via the coding sequence TTGCGGGTGCTGGTAACGGGTGCCACGGGTTTTACCGGCCCGCCGGTTTGCCGCTATCTAACCGATAAAGGGCATCAGGTTATCGCCGCAACGCGGCAGGAACAGGTGCCGGACGGGGCTGCATCCTGCCGGGTCGTCGGGGAAATTGACGGTGCGACAGACTGGCGTCAGGCGCTGGCAGATATCGATGTGGTCGTTCATCTCGCCGGGCGCGCGCATATCATGAAGGATACGGCTGACGATCCGTTGGCGGCGTTCCGCCAGGTCAACCGGGATGGTACCCTGCAACTGGCCAAACAGGCGGCAGAGGCCGGGGTCCGTCGTCTGGTGTTCCTTTCCAGCATCAAGGTGAATGGCGAGGAAACCGAGGCCGGTCCCTACAGGGAAGCAGTCCTGTCTCCTCCGGATGATCCCTATGGCCTGTCAAAATGGGAAGCCGAGGAAGGTTTGCGGGACATCGCCGGATCGACGGGACTTGAGGTCGTGATCCTGCGGCCACCGCTGATTTATGGCCCGGCGGTGAAGGCGAATTTCCTGTCGCTGCTGCGGCTTTGCCGGCGGGGTCTGCCGTTGCCGCTGGGGTCTGTCCGGAACGCCCGCAGCCTGCTTTATGTCGGCAACCTTGCCGATGCTGTTCATCAGTCGATGATACATCCGAAGGCTGCGAACCAGACTTTTCTGATCCGTGATGGTGAAGACCTGTCGATGCCTGACCTGCTGCACCGGATTTCTGCGGCGATGGGGCGGAGGGCCTGCCTGCTGCCCTTTCCGCCGGCTATGCTGACCTGTGCCGCAGGTCTGGCCGGGCGGGGTGATATGGCCCGGCGGGTCACCGGCTCACTTTGTCTCGATGACGGCCTGATCCGTCAGGAACTCGACTGGCAGCCTCCTTTCACGGTAGAACAGGGATTGCAGGCAACAGTCGATTGGTTTATCGCCAGCGATCTGTGA
- the htpX gene encoding zinc metalloprotease HtpX translates to MSQGYLKTTLLLAALTAVFVGAGWLAGGQGGMIIALLFAGGMNLFSYWNADKIVLRMYGAREVDRRSAPGFYGIVETLAAKAGMPMPKVYIMDNPQPNAFATGRNPENAAVAATTGLLKILNDQEIAGVMAHELAHVQNRDTLIMTVTATIAGAISAMANMLMFSSLFGNRDNNNPLGGLGALLVMLLAPFAAMLVQMAISRSREYEADRIGAEICGRPLWLASALEKLQNGAQRIDNTAAERNPATAHLFIVNPLHARSVDSLFSTHPNMDERIRRLRAMAGVDAPVRNPWS, encoded by the coding sequence ATGTCACAGGGTTATCTTAAAACGACTTTGCTGCTGGCGGCGCTGACCGCCGTGTTTGTTGGTGCCGGATGGCTGGCCGGCGGACAGGGCGGTATGATCATCGCTCTGTTGTTTGCAGGTGGTATGAACCTGTTTTCCTACTGGAATGCAGACAAGATCGTGCTGCGCATGTACGGCGCACGCGAGGTTGACCGACGGTCTGCCCCCGGATTTTACGGTATTGTCGAGACACTCGCCGCAAAGGCCGGTATGCCGATGCCGAAAGTCTATATCATGGACAATCCGCAGCCCAATGCCTTCGCCACCGGACGAAATCCGGAAAATGCAGCTGTCGCCGCAACCACCGGACTGCTGAAAATTCTGAACGATCAGGAGATCGCCGGGGTGATGGCCCATGAACTTGCGCATGTGCAAAACCGGGACACCCTGATAATGACGGTCACTGCAACCATTGCCGGGGCCATCAGTGCGATGGCGAATATGCTCATGTTTTCTTCGCTGTTCGGCAACCGTGACAACAACAATCCGCTTGGCGGCCTTGGTGCCCTGCTGGTCATGCTGCTGGCGCCTTTCGCCGCAATGCTGGTGCAGATGGCGATCAGCCGGTCCCGCGAATATGAGGCTGACCGTATTGGTGCTGAAATCTGCGGCAGACCACTCTGGCTTGCCTCGGCCCTGGAGAAATTGCAAAACGGTGCTCAGCGGATTGATAACACTGCCGCAGAGCGCAACCCGGCAACCGCCCATCTCTTCATCGTCAATCCCCTGCATGCGCGGTCTGTCGACAGCCTGTTCTCTACCCATCCGAACATGGATGAGCGTATCCGGAGATTACGGGCGATGGCGGGCGTGGATGCCCCTGTCCGTAATCCCTGGAGTTAA
- the hspQ gene encoding heat shock protein HspQ, with product MEMRVARFRIGDIVRHRVYPFRGVIVDVDPEFANTDEWYESIPAEMRPKKDQPFYHILAENEETTYNAYVSEQNLIPDSPDPVSHPDIPEFFDDLVDGRYVSHERAMH from the coding sequence ATGGAAATGCGCGTCGCACGCTTCAGGATCGGCGATATCGTCCGGCACAGGGTCTACCCGTTCCGCGGGGTGATCGTCGATGTCGATCCGGAGTTCGCCAATACGGACGAATGGTATGAGTCCATTCCGGCCGAGATGCGCCCGAAGAAAGATCAGCCTTTCTATCACATCCTCGCTGAAAACGAGGAGACGACCTACAATGCCTATGTGTCGGAACAAAACCTGATCCCGGACAGCCCGGACCCGGTTTCACATCCGGACATCCCCGAGTTCTTCGATGATCTGGTTGATGGCCGCTATGTCAGCCATGAACGGGCCATGCACTGA
- a CDS encoding NAD-dependent epimerase/dehydratase family protein — translation MRTRTTSFSKGYIAFGHDVIMAGLSLPLALYLRLGDVLTFYPITSIVGWSLIFAAIGGVVFWRSRLYRGVWRYASLMDLTAIAKASTLTILIFLPVMFFLTRLEDLPRSFLVINWFLLMAMLGGPRFLYRMAKDRRIELSRMQSTERRIPILLVGAGDEADLFLQSLARSESAYEVVGIVSDTPGRVGRVIRGHEVIGASSDIERVVTDLSARGNRPQRLVLTKEGLPGERVRELFAVADQLGMTLARAPDPGELREGLGSDDRLEVREIAVEDLLGRPQAVLDRKAMASLLCDRKVLVTGAGGTIGSELAHQICQFGPAMITLVENGEFNLYQVDQEIGQSFPDVARRTVLADVRDRSRILSLMQSESPDVVFHAAALKHVPMVEMNPLEGMLTNVVGTCNVADACVAAAVPKMVMISTDKAVNPTNIMGASKRIAECYVQSLDRDNTGTDFVTVRFGNVLGSTGSVVPLFERQLKAGGPLTVTHPEVTRYFMTVREAVELVLQTACLDARAPGRIFVLDMGQPVRIVDLARQMIRLAGLRPDEDVKIEFTGLRPGEKLYEELIHGGEPLVETAVSGILLAEPRTIERVAITDAVEHLRQAAMTGNLEVVSTVIAGLVPEYHKPTD, via the coding sequence ATGCGCACCAGAACAACATCCTTCAGCAAGGGCTATATCGCTTTCGGCCATGACGTGATCATGGCCGGGCTGTCGCTGCCGCTTGCCCTGTATCTGCGTCTTGGTGATGTGCTGACGTTCTATCCGATCACATCCATTGTTGGCTGGTCGCTGATTTTTGCTGCAATCGGCGGTGTCGTGTTCTGGCGCAGCCGGCTTTATCGCGGCGTCTGGCGTTATGCCTCGCTGATGGACCTGACCGCTATTGCCAAGGCCTCGACACTGACCATCCTGATTTTCCTGCCGGTGATGTTTTTTCTGACCCGGCTTGAAGACCTGCCCCGGTCCTTTCTGGTCATCAACTGGTTCTTGCTGATGGCCATGCTCGGCGGGCCGCGATTTCTGTACCGTATGGCCAAGGACCGCCGGATCGAGCTTTCCCGGATGCAGTCGACGGAGCGCAGGATTCCGATTCTGCTGGTAGGTGCCGGTGACGAGGCAGACCTGTTCCTGCAGTCATTGGCCCGCAGCGAAAGTGCCTATGAAGTTGTTGGCATCGTCAGCGATACGCCGGGTCGTGTCGGGCGGGTTATTCGCGGGCATGAGGTCATCGGGGCCAGCAGTGATATTGAGCGTGTGGTGACTGATCTGTCGGCCAGAGGTAACCGGCCGCAGCGGCTGGTTTTGACCAAGGAAGGCTTGCCGGGAGAGAGGGTGCGCGAGTTGTTTGCTGTGGCAGATCAACTGGGCATGACACTGGCCCGTGCACCAGACCCGGGTGAATTGCGGGAAGGCCTGGGCAGCGATGACCGTCTGGAAGTGCGCGAGATTGCGGTTGAAGACCTGCTGGGGCGCCCGCAGGCGGTGCTGGACCGCAAGGCCATGGCTTCCCTGCTTTGTGACCGTAAAGTGCTGGTAACGGGCGCCGGAGGAACCATCGGATCCGAACTGGCCCACCAGATCTGTCAGTTCGGACCGGCAATGATTACGCTGGTCGAGAATGGTGAGTTCAACCTGTATCAGGTGGATCAGGAGATCGGGCAGTCCTTCCCGGATGTTGCCCGGCGGACTGTTCTTGCCGATGTGCGTGACCGGTCCCGGATTTTGTCACTGATGCAGTCGGAATCGCCGGATGTGGTCTTTCATGCGGCGGCGTTGAAACATGTCCCGATGGTCGAGATGAATCCGCTTGAGGGCATGCTGACCAATGTGGTCGGAACCTGCAATGTGGCGGATGCCTGCGTTGCCGCGGCGGTGCCGAAAATGGTGATGATCTCGACCGACAAGGCGGTCAACCCGACGAATATCATGGGGGCGTCGAAACGGATTGCTGAATGTTATGTTCAGTCGCTGGACCGTGACAACACGGGAACCGATTTCGTGACTGTCCGCTTTGGTAATGTTCTGGGATCGACCGGTTCGGTTGTTCCGCTGTTTGAACGCCAGCTGAAGGCGGGCGGGCCGCTGACGGTAACCCATCCGGAAGTGACCCGGTATTTCATGACGGTCCGGGAAGCGGTTGAACTGGTGTTGCAGACGGCCTGTCTCGATGCCCGTGCACCGGGACGGATCTTCGTCCTCGATATGGGGCAGCCGGTCAGGATTGTCGACCTGGCCCGCCAGATGATCCGTCTCGCTGGTCTGCGGCCGGATGAGGATGTGAAGATTGAATTCACGGGTCTGCGCCCCGGCGAGAAACTCTATGAAGAGCTGATTCACGGCGGCGAACCACTGGTGGAGACCGCAGTTTCCGGTATCCTGCTGGCGGAGCCGCGGACGATTGAACGGGTGGCAATCACGGATGCGGTCGAACATCTCCGGCAGGCAGCAATGACGGGCAATCTTGAGGTTGTCTCGACTGTGATTGCCGGGCTGGTACCGGAATATCACAAACCGACCGACTGA
- a CDS encoding EVE domain-containing protein produces the protein MAYWLVKSEPGSWSWDDQVKKGVEHWDGVRNYQAANNMKAMKTGDLAFFYHSVNEKQIVGIVEVVKEYYPDPSDAKGRFGMVDFKAVKPFRTPVTLAEIKADERLQHLALVRQSRLSVTPIDPEAWTLLCSLGGVTP, from the coding sequence ATGGCATACTGGCTGGTTAAATCCGAACCTGGTTCCTGGTCATGGGACGATCAGGTGAAGAAGGGCGTCGAACACTGGGACGGCGTTCGCAACTACCAGGCTGCCAACAACATGAAGGCCATGAAAACCGGTGATCTCGCCTTCTTCTATCATTCCGTCAACGAAAAACAGATTGTCGGGATCGTCGAAGTCGTGAAGGAATATTACCCCGACCCGTCAGACGCCAAAGGGCGCTTCGGGATGGTTGACTTCAAGGCGGTGAAGCCCTTCAGAACGCCGGTGACACTCGCCGAAATCAAGGCGGACGAACGGTTGCAGCATCTGGCACTGGTTCGTCAGTCGCGTCTGTCCGTAACGCCGATTGACCCTGAGGCCTGGACGTTGCTCTGCTCGCTCGGTGGCGTCACCCCCTGA